From the genome of Streptomyces sp. NBC_00659, one region includes:
- a CDS encoding SDR family oxidoreductase produces MTTLPELSGKVALITGASRGIGYGVAEALVARGDRVCITGRNEDALKEAVETLGADRVIGVAGKAHDEAHQAAAVERTMEAFGRVDFLVNNAGTNPVFGPIAELDLNVARKVFETNVISALGFAQQTWKAWQSENGGAIVNIASVAGLAPSPFIGAYGVSKAAMINLTVQLAHEFAPKVRVNAIAPAVVKTKFAAALYEGREAEAAAAYPLGRLGVPSDIGGAAAFLTSQQSDWVTGQTLVVDGGMFLNAGVE; encoded by the coding sequence ATGACCACGCTCCCCGAACTCTCGGGCAAGGTCGCGCTCATCACGGGCGCGAGCCGCGGCATCGGCTACGGCGTCGCGGAGGCCCTGGTCGCCCGCGGCGACCGTGTCTGCATCACCGGCCGCAACGAGGACGCCCTCAAGGAGGCCGTCGAGACGCTCGGCGCCGACCGCGTCATCGGTGTGGCCGGCAAGGCCCACGACGAGGCCCACCAGGCCGCCGCCGTGGAGCGCACCATGGAGGCCTTCGGGCGCGTCGACTTCCTGGTCAACAACGCCGGTACGAACCCGGTGTTCGGGCCGATCGCCGAGCTGGACCTCAACGTGGCGCGCAAGGTCTTCGAGACCAACGTCATCTCCGCGCTCGGCTTCGCCCAGCAGACCTGGAAGGCCTGGCAGAGCGAGAACGGCGGCGCGATCGTCAACATCGCCTCCGTCGCCGGTCTCGCGCCCTCGCCCTTCATCGGCGCGTACGGCGTCAGCAAGGCGGCGATGATCAACCTGACGGTGCAGCTCGCGCACGAGTTCGCGCCCAAGGTGCGGGTCAACGCGATCGCGCCCGCCGTGGTGAAGACGAAGTTTGCTGCCGCGCTCTACGAGGGCCGGGAGGCGGAGGCCGCCGCGGCCTACCCGCTCGGCCGGCTCGGCGTGCCCTCCGACATCGGAGGGGCGGCCGCGTTCCTCACTTCGCAGCAGTCGGACTGGGTCACCGGCCAGACGCTCGTGGTCGACGGCGGGATGTTCCTCAACGCCGGAGTCGAGTGA
- a CDS encoding DUF3037 domain-containing protein, which translates to MNERNVFEYALLRVVPRVERGECFNAGVLVYCRAHSFVAARTHLDENKLFALDPDADVRGVRAALRAVEGVCTGGEAAGQAAHDDAGRRFRWLIAPRSTVVQPGPVHTGLTADPEAETERLLQLLVR; encoded by the coding sequence GTGAACGAGCGGAACGTCTTCGAGTACGCGCTGCTGCGTGTGGTGCCACGGGTCGAGCGCGGCGAGTGCTTCAACGCGGGCGTGCTGGTGTACTGCCGCGCCCACTCCTTCGTCGCGGCCCGCACCCATCTGGACGAGAACAAGCTGTTCGCGCTCGACCCGGACGCGGACGTGCGGGGAGTACGGGCCGCGCTGCGCGCCGTCGAAGGTGTCTGCACCGGAGGGGAAGCCGCTGGTCAAGCGGCGCACGACGATGCCGGCCGGCGTTTTCGCTGGCTGATCGCGCCGCGTTCGACCGTGGTCCAGCCGGGCCCCGTGCACACCGGCCTGACCGCCGATCCCGAGGCCGAGACCGAGCGGTTGCTCCAGCTCCTGGTCAGGTAA
- the fabG gene encoding 3-oxoacyl-ACP reductase FabG produces the protein MSTTEQRVAVVTGAARGIGAATAVRLAAEGRAVAVIDLDEAACKDTVEKITAAGGKALAVGCDVSDEAQVEAAVARIAEELGAPTILVNNAGVLRDNLLFKMSASDWDTVMNVHLRGAFLMAKAVQKYMVEAKFGRIVNLSSSSALGNRGQANYSTAKAGLQGLTKTLAIELGKFGVTANAVAPGFIVTDMTAATAARVGMDFDDFQAAAATQIPVQRVGNPDDIANSIAFFTGEAAGFVSGQVLYVAGGPLN, from the coding sequence ATGTCCACCACTGAGCAGCGCGTCGCCGTAGTCACCGGTGCCGCGCGCGGCATCGGTGCCGCGACCGCCGTACGACTGGCCGCGGAGGGCCGCGCCGTCGCGGTGATCGACCTCGACGAGGCCGCGTGCAAGGACACCGTCGAGAAGATCACCGCCGCCGGCGGCAAGGCTCTCGCGGTCGGCTGTGACGTCTCCGACGAGGCCCAGGTGGAGGCCGCCGTCGCGCGGATCGCCGAGGAGCTCGGCGCGCCGACCATCCTGGTGAACAACGCGGGTGTCCTCCGTGACAACCTGCTGTTCAAGATGAGCGCGTCCGACTGGGACACCGTCATGAACGTGCACCTGCGCGGTGCGTTCCTGATGGCGAAGGCCGTCCAGAAGTACATGGTGGAGGCCAAGTTCGGCCGCATCGTCAACCTGTCGTCCTCGTCGGCGCTGGGCAACCGCGGCCAGGCCAACTACTCCACCGCCAAGGCCGGTCTCCAGGGCCTCACCAAGACCCTGGCCATCGAGCTCGGCAAGTTCGGCGTGACCGCGAACGCCGTGGCACCCGGCTTCATCGTCACCGACATGACCGCCGCCACCGCCGCCCGCGTCGGGATGGACTTCGACGACTTCCAGGCCGCGGCCGCGACCCAGATCCCCGTGCAGCGTGTCGGCAACCCCGACGACATCGCCAACAGCATCGCCTTCTTCACCGGCGAGGCCGCCGGATTCGTCTCCGGCCAGGTGCTGTACGTGGCCGGCGGACCGCTCAACTAG